The Vanessa cardui chromosome 9, ilVanCard2.1, whole genome shotgun sequence genome has a window encoding:
- the LOC124532314 gene encoding zinc finger protein 816-like isoform X1: MRTYTRKRTEYQLIEGVHEMCRLCLEKVKETVPIFTDTDNVCASLTMRIMMCVGLQITREDCLPDMICTECHKELNNFYEFKKRCILTYQKLKSHLLAVKQSGTKKDTDMKEKQEQNETQNLLDRLAGDNVVPALDVKETQHLEVNVDLNGLSSVPNEQVKKPSTELSTSNETHKNQDVSEFLSSILSELGILTRNGDQALMMDQNMKSIEIETGDDTKMILELLEIDEGQQNGIKNEVSNNQISIQSTIKYIEPLNIEKSVVQPKDERARCPQCGKRFATRGALRRHARVHSGERPYACAVCARTFAQREVLRRHELVHGEEKPFRCAQCGKGFTQRGALAAHTRAHAAPDARALALHRCSRCPKVFLHASGLSRHTMMHNGRVYACGACERRFSDKSSLLRHLRAKHAAAPP; the protein is encoded by the exons ATGCGAACTTACACTAGAAAGCGTACTGAGTATCAACTAATCGAGGGTGTTCATGAAATGTGCAGATTGTGTCTGGAAAAAGTGAAAGAAACTGTTCCTATCTTTACAGATACTGATAATGTTTGTGCTTCTCTTACTATGAGAATCATGATGTGTGTTGGACTACAG aTTACCCGCGAGGACTGCCTGCCTGACATGATTTGTACTGAGTGCCATAAAGAGTTAAATAACTTCTATGAGTTTAAAAAGAGATGTATCCTCACATACCAAAAGTTAAAATCTCATCTCTTAGCTGTAAAACAATCGGGAACAAAAAAAGATACAGATATGAAAGAGAAACAAGAACAGAATGAAACACAAAACTTATTGGATAGATTAGCTGGTGACAATGTGGTACCAGCACTAGATGTAAAGGAGACACAACACTTGGAAGTAAATGTAGATCTCAATGGTTTGTCAAGTGTACCAAATGAACAAGTTAag aaaccTTCAACAGAACTAAGCACAAGTAACGAAACACATAAAAATCAAGATGTATCTGAATTTCTCTCTTCCATCCTTTCGGAACTTGGTATTTTGACAAGGAATGGTGACCAAGCTTTAATGATGGATCAAAATATGAaatcaatagaaatagaaaCAGGAGATGATACAAAAATGATTTTAGAGCTCTTGGAAATTGATGAG gGGCAACAAAATGGAATTAAGAATGAAGTTAGTAATAATCAAATCAGTATTcaatcaacaattaaatatattgagccCCTCAATATAGAGAAGAGTGTGGTGCAGCCAAAGGA CGAGCGCGCGCGTTGTCCGCAGTGCGGGAAGCGCTTCGCCACGCGCGGGGCGCTGCGCCGGCACGCGCGCGTGCACTCTGGCGAGCGACCATACGCCTGCGCCGTCTGCGCGCGCACGTTTGCGCAGCGGGAAGTGCTGCGCCGCCACGAGCTCGTGCACGGAG AGGAGAAGCCGTTCCGGTGCGCGCAGTGCGGCAAGGGCTTCACGCAGCGCGGCGCGCTGGCGGCGCACACGCGTGCGCACGCGGCGCCGGACGCGCGCGCGCTGGCGCTGCACCGCTGCTCGCGCTGCCCCAAGGTGTTCCTGCACGCCTCCG GGCTGAGCCGGCACACGATGATGCACAACGGGCGCGTGTACGCGTGCGGCGCGTGCGAGCGGCGCTTCAGCGACAAGAGCTCGCTGCTGCGACACCTGCGCGCCAAGCACGCCGCCGCGCCGCCATAA
- the LOC124532314 gene encoding uncharacterized protein LOC124532314 isoform X2, whose amino-acid sequence MRTYTRKRTEYQLIEGVHEMCRLCLEKVKETVPIFTDTDNVCASLTMRIMMCVGLQITREDCLPDMICTECHKELNNFYEFKKRCILTYQKLKSHLLAVKQSGTKKDTDMKEKQEQNETQNLLDRLAGDNVVPALDVKETQHLEVNVDLNGLSSVPNEQVKKPSTELSTSNETHKNQDVSEFLSSILSELGILTRNGDQALMMDQNMKSIEIETGDDTKMILELLEIDEGQQNGIKNEVSNNQISIQSTIKYIEPLNIEKSVVQPKDKVLHSSDRWRARTASARVVRSAGSASPRAGRCAGTRACTLASDHTPAPSARARLRSGKCCAATSSCTERRSRSGARSAARASRSAARWRRTRVRTRRRTRARWRCTAARAAPRCSCTPPG is encoded by the exons ATGCGAACTTACACTAGAAAGCGTACTGAGTATCAACTAATCGAGGGTGTTCATGAAATGTGCAGATTGTGTCTGGAAAAAGTGAAAGAAACTGTTCCTATCTTTACAGATACTGATAATGTTTGTGCTTCTCTTACTATGAGAATCATGATGTGTGTTGGACTACAG aTTACCCGCGAGGACTGCCTGCCTGACATGATTTGTACTGAGTGCCATAAAGAGTTAAATAACTTCTATGAGTTTAAAAAGAGATGTATCCTCACATACCAAAAGTTAAAATCTCATCTCTTAGCTGTAAAACAATCGGGAACAAAAAAAGATACAGATATGAAAGAGAAACAAGAACAGAATGAAACACAAAACTTATTGGATAGATTAGCTGGTGACAATGTGGTACCAGCACTAGATGTAAAGGAGACACAACACTTGGAAGTAAATGTAGATCTCAATGGTTTGTCAAGTGTACCAAATGAACAAGTTAag aaaccTTCAACAGAACTAAGCACAAGTAACGAAACACATAAAAATCAAGATGTATCTGAATTTCTCTCTTCCATCCTTTCGGAACTTGGTATTTTGACAAGGAATGGTGACCAAGCTTTAATGATGGATCAAAATATGAaatcaatagaaatagaaaCAGGAGATGATACAAAAATGATTTTAGAGCTCTTGGAAATTGATGAG gGGCAACAAAATGGAATTAAGAATGAAGTTAGTAATAATCAAATCAGTATTcaatcaacaattaaatatattgagccCCTCAATATAGAGAAGAGTGTGGTGCAGCCAAAGGA taAAGTATTGCACTCGAGTGACCGCTGGCGTGCGCGCACAGCGAGCGCGCGCGTTGTCCGCAGTGCGGGAAGCGCTTCGCCACGCGCGGGGCGCTGCGCCGGCACGCGCGCGTGCACTCTGGCGAGCGACCATACGCCTGCGCCGTCTGCGCGCGCACGTTTGCGCAGCGGGAAGTGCTGCGCCGCCACGAGCTCGTGCACGGAG AGGAGAAGCCGTTCCGGTGCGCGCAGTGCGGCAAGGGCTTCACGCAGCGCGGCGCGCTGGCGGCGCACACGCGTGCGCACGCGGCGCCGGACGCGCGCGCGCTGGCGCTGCACCGCTGCTCGCGCTGCCCCAAGGTGTTCCTGCACGCCTCCG GGCTGA